One region of Tamandua tetradactyla isolate mTamTet1 chromosome 6, mTamTet1.pri, whole genome shotgun sequence genomic DNA includes:
- the CBX1 gene encoding chromobox protein homolog 1, with the protein MGKKQNKKKVEEVLEEEEEEYVVEKVLDRRVVKGKVEYLLKWKGFSDEDNTWEPEENLDCPDLIAEFLQSQKTAHETDKSEGSKRKADSDSEDKGEESKPKKKKEESEKPRGFARGLEPERIIGATDSSGELMFLMKWKNSDEADLVPAKEANVKCPQVVISFYEERLTWHSYPSEDDDKKDDKN; encoded by the exons atggggaaaaaacaaaacaagaagaaagtGGAAGAGGTGctagaagaagaggaagaggaatatGTGGTGGAAAAAGTTCTTGACCGTCGAGTGGTAAAGGGCAAAGTGGAGTACCTCCTAAAGTGGAAGGGTTTCTCAGA TGAGGATAACACATGGGAGCCAGAAGAAAACCTGGATTGCCCTGACCTCATTGCTGAATTTCTGCAGTCACAGAAAACAGCACATGAGACAGATAAGTCAGAAGGAAGCAAGCGCAAAGCTGACTCTGATTCTGAAGATAAGGGAGAGGAGAGTAaaccaaagaagaagaaagaagag TCAGAAAAGCCACGAGGCTTTGCCCGGGGTTTGGAGCCAGAGCGAATTATTGGAGCTACAGACTCCAGTGGAGAACTCATGTTCCTGATGAAATG GAAAAACTCTGATGAGGCTGATCTGGTCCCTGCCAAGGAAGCCAACGTCAAGTGCCCACAGGTTGTCATATCCTTCTATGAGGAAAGGCTGACGTGGCATTCCTATCCCTCAGAGGATGATGACAAAAAAGATGACAAGAATTAA